The Equus asinus isolate D_3611 breed Donkey chromosome 15, EquAss-T2T_v2, whole genome shotgun sequence genome includes a window with the following:
- the NXT1 gene encoding NTF2-related export protein 1 produces MAAVDFKTYVDQACRAAEEFVNVYYTTMDKRRRLLSRLYMGTATLVWNGNAVSGQESLSEFFEMLPSSEFQINVVDCQPVHDEATPSQTTVLVVICGTVKFEGNKQRDFNQNFILTAQASPSSTVWRIASDCFRFQDWAS; encoded by the coding sequence ATGGCGGCCGTGGACTTCAAGACCTACGTGGACCAGGCGTGCAGGGCGGCCGAGGAGTTCGTCAACGTCTACTACACCACCATGGACAAGCGGCGGCGCCTGCTGTCCCGCCTCTACATGGGCACGGCCACGCTCGTGTGGAACGGGAACGCCGTGTCGGGCCAGGAGTCCCTGAGCGAGTTCTTCGAAATGTTGCCCTCCAGTGAGTTCCAGATCAACGTGGTGGACTGCCAGCCCGTGCACGACGAGGCCACCCCGAGCCAGACCACGGTCCTCGTCGTCATCTGTGGGACCGTGAAGTTCGAGGGCAACAAGCAGCGGGACTTCAACCAGAACTTCATCCTGACGGCGCAGGCCTCGCCCAGCAGCACGGTGTGGAGGATCGCGAGCGACTGCTTCCGCTTCCAGGACTGGGCCAGCTAG